The proteins below are encoded in one region of Juglans microcarpa x Juglans regia isolate MS1-56 chromosome 4D, Jm3101_v1.0, whole genome shotgun sequence:
- the LOC121261060 gene encoding GDSL esterase/lipase At1g29670-like, with amino-acid sequence MACSGKIASWKLLIVFLLASNSQHDDFYYADAKPQVPCFFIFGDSMADNGNNNNLNTTIKVKYLPYGIDFPEGVTGRFTNGRTPMDFLAEFMGFDHYIPPFATASGPEILEGVNYASGGAGIRNETGQFSGDRMSMDRQLENHKTTVSRIIKMLGNRELAMEYLSKCIYAVAIGSNDYFNNYFIPVIYPTHAQFTTSQYATVLNQQFSQQLKTLHKYGARKVAVYGQDMPRCTIFKQSICAFNTASCLAYITDAITLFNDGLKPMVAGLSHSLPDANFIFINLIGITTSIFNSQGFNKDINFPCCQVTDAGNIIPLNCKRDGYVCSNRSRYAFFDAVHPTEATYELQTRRTYRAESPTDSYPFDIEHLAKL; translated from the exons ATGGCGTGTTCAGGCAAGATAGCATCATGGAAGCTGCTGATTGTTTTCTTGTTGGCATCAAACTCGCAACATGATGATTTCTATTATGCCGACGCAAAGCCACAAGTACCATGTTTCTTCATATTTGGGGACTCCATGGCTGATAATGGGAATAACAACAACCTTAATACGACTATAAAAGTCAAGTATCTACCGTATGGGATTGATTTCCCTGAGGGGGTGACGGGAAGGTTTACCAATGGTCGTACTCCGATGGATTTTCTTG CTGAGTTTATGGGTTTTGACCACTACATCCCACCTTTCGCCACAGCCAGCGGTCCGGAAATACTTGAAGGCGTCAATTATGCATCTGGTGGAGCGGGGATTCGCAATGAAACGGGACAATTTTCG GGAGATCGGATGAGCATGGATAGACAGTTGGAAAATCACAAAACTACAGTGTCCCGCATCATCAAAATGTTGGGAAATCGAGAACTAGCCATGGAGTACCTAAGCAAATGCATATATGCTGTTGCAATAGGCAGCAACGACTACTTCAATAACTACTTCATTCCAGTTATCTACCCTACTCATGCCCAATTTACCACATCTCAATATGCAACAGTTCTCAATCAACAATTTTCTCAGCAATTAAAG ACTTTGCACAAGTATGGAGCAAGGAAAGTAGCCGTTTATGGACAGGATATGCCACGTTGTACTATATTCAAACAGTCTATTTGTGCATTTAATACGGCGTCATGTTTGGCCTATATCACGGATGCAATCACACTTTTCAACGATGGGCTTAAACCAATGGTGGCCGGCCTCAGTCACAGTCTACCCGATGctaattttatctttataaactTAATTGGAATTACGACAAGCATCTTTAATTCTCAag GTTTCAATAAGGATATCAACTTTCCTTGCTGTCAAGTGACTGACGCCGGTAATATTATCCCGTTGAATTGCAAACGCGATGGGTATGTATGCAGTAACAGGAGCCGATATGCATTCTTTGATGCCGTCCATCCTACTGAGGCCACTTACGAGTTGCAAACGAGAAGAACATACAGAGCTGAGTCTCCAACAGATTCTTACCCGTTTGATATCGAACACCTCGCCAAGCTTTAA
- the LOC121261059 gene encoding villin-4-like: MSVSMKDLDPAFQGAGQKAGLEIWRIENFRPVPVPKSSYGKFFTGDSYVILKTTTSKSGALRHDIHYWLGKDTSQDEAGAAAIKTVELDAALGGRAVQYREGQGHETEKFLSNFKPCIIPQEGGVSSGFKHAEAEEHKTRLFVCKGKHVVHVKEVPFARSSLNHDDIFILDTKSKIFQFNGSNSSIQERAKALEVVQYIKDTYHDGKCEVAAVEDGKLMADAETGEFWAFFGGFAPLPRKTASDVDKTVDTHLTKLLRIEKGNAEPIEADSLTRDLLDTNKCYLLDCGIEVFVWMGRSTSLDERKSASGAAEELVRSPDRPKSHIIRVIEGFETVMFRSKFDSWPQTTDVAVSEDGRGKVAALLKRQGVNVKGLLKSDPVKEEPQPYIDCTGNLQVWRVNGQEKILLPASDQSKFYSGDCYIFQYSYPGEDKEEYLIGTWFGKQSVEGERASAISLASKILESLKFLPAQARIYEGNEPIQLYSIFQSFIVFKGGLSDGYKNDIAEKGIPDDTYKEDGIALFRVQGTGPDNMQAIQVEAVASSLNSSYCYILHSDSTIFTWSGSLTTSDNQELVERQLDLIKPNVQSKTQKEGAESDQFWDLLGGKSEYPSQKIVREAESDPHLFSCDFSKGNLKVTEIYNFTQDDLMTEDIFILDSHSDIFVWVGQQVDTKNRAQALTIGESFLECDFLLEKLSREAPIYIVMEGSEPPFFTRFFKWDSAKSAMHGNSFQRKLTLLKSGGTPTVDKPKRRTPVSYGGRSSVPEKSQRSRSMSFSPDRVRVRGRSPAFNALAANFENPNNARNLSTPPPVVRKLYPRSVTPDSGNLASKSSAIAALTATFEQPPPAREALMPRSLKVSPEAPKQKPETNDKENSISSRIGSLTIQEDVKEGEAEDEEGLPIYPYEQLKTTATDPVTEIDVTKRETYLSSEEFREKFGMTKDAFFKLPKWKQNKLKMALQLF, translated from the exons ATGTCTGTTTCAATGAAAGATTTGGATCCAGCTTTCCAGGGAGCTGGACAAAAAGC TGGACTCGAAATATGGCGCATTGAAAACTTTCGTCCTGTTCCAGTGCCAAAGTCTAGTTATGGAAAATTTTTTACAGGGGACTCTTATGTGATCTTGAAA ACGACTACCTCAAAAAGTGGTGCCTTGCGTCATGATATTCATTATTGGCTTGGTAAAGATACCTCTCAG GATGAAGCTGGTGCAGCAGCAATCAAGACAGTTGAACTTGATGCAGCTCTTGGAGGACGTGCCGTTCAGTATCGGGAAGGACAGGGCCATGAAACTGAAAAGTTCCTATCCAATTTTAAACCATGTATTATACCTCAAGAAGGTGGAGTTTCATCAGGATTCAAACATGCTGAAGCTGAAGAGCACAAGACACGGTTGTTTGTCTGTAAAGGAAAACATGTTGTCCATGTAAAAGAG GTTCCTTTTGCTCGATCATCTCTGAACCATGATGACATTTTTATTCTGGATACCAAGTCCAAAATATTCCAATTTAATGGTTCAAACTCGTCCATACAAGAGAGGGCTAAAGCGCTAGAAGTTGTCCAGTACATTAAAGATACTTATCATGATGGGAAATGTGAGGTAGCTGCAGTTG AGGATGGAAAGTTGATGGCTGATGCCGAAACTGGAGAATTTTGGGCTTTCTTTGGTGGCTTTGCTCCACTTCCTAGGAAAACAGCTAGCGATGTGGATAAGACTGTTGATACTCATCTTACTAAGTTACTCAG AATTGAGAAGGGGAATGCAGAGCCCATTGAGGCTGATTCTTTGACAAGGGACTTGCTAGACACAAATAAATGCTATCTACTCGATTGTGGGATAGAAGTGTTTGTATGGATGGGGAGAAGTACCTCTCTTGATGAAAGAAAGAGTGCAAGTGGAGCTGCAGAA GAGTTAGTCCGTAGCCCAGATCGACCTAAATCTCACATTATTCGTGTAATTGAGGGATTTGAAACTGTGATGTTCCGCTCCAAGTTTGATTCATGGCCTCAGACCACTGATGTAGCTGTGTCAGAGGATGGTCGAGGCAAGGTTGCAG CACTGCTAAAGCGACAAGGTGTTAACGTGAAGGGTCTATTGAAATCTGATCCAGTTAAAGAAGAACCTCAGCCATATATTGATTGCACGGGGAATTTACAG GTTTGGCGTGTGAATGGCCAGGAAAAGATTCTCCTTCCAGCTTCTGATCAGTCAAAATTTTACAGTGGAGATTGCTATATCTTTCAGTATTCATATCCAGGAGAAGATAAAGAGGAATACCTTATAGGAACATGGTTTGGAAAGCAAAGTGTTgag GGTGAGAGGGCCTCAGCTATTTCACTGGCAAGCAAGATACTTGAATCATTGAAGTTTCTTCCTGCTCAG GCCCGCATCTATGAGGGAAATGAGCCCATTCAGTTGTATTCAATCTTCCAGAGTTTTATTGTTTTCAAG GGTGGTCTTAGTGATGGATACAAAAATGACATTGCGGAGAAGGGAATTCCAGATGATACATATAAAGAGGATGGTATTGCGTTATTTCGAGTCCAAGGCACTGGACCTGATAATATGCAAGCGATACAAGTTGAAGCA GTTGCATCATCTTTGAATTCTTCCTACTGTTATATTTTACACAGTGACTCTACCATCTTTACGTGGTCTGGGAGCCTCACAACCTCGGATAATCAGGAGCTGGTTGAGAGACAACTTGATCTGATAAAG CCAAATGTACAGTCCAAAACCCAAAAGGAAGGTGCCGAATCTGACCAGTTTTGGGATTTGTTGGGAGGGAAATCTGAATACCCCAGCCAAAAGATTGTCAGGGAAGCCGAAAGTGATCCTCACCTATTTTCTTGCGATTTCTCAAAAG GAAATTTGAAG GTGACAGAAATATACAACTTCACTCAGGACGATTTGATGACTGAAGATATATTCATCCTAGATAGTCACTCAGATATCTTTGTCTGGGTTGGTCAACAGGTTGACACCAAGAATAGAGCGCAGGCTTTAACTATTGGGGAG AGTTTTCTCGAGTGTGATTTTCTTCTAGAAAAGTTATCTCGTGAAGCTCCAATATATATTGTCATGGAAGGGAGTGAACCGCCTTTCTTCACTCGGTTTTTCAAATGGGACTCTGCAAAATCCGCC ATGCATGGGAACTCCTTCCAAAGGAAGCTTACCTTGTTGAAAAGTGGGGGAACTCCAACTGTTGAT AAACCCAAACGAAGAACACCTGTATCTTATGGAGGAAGGTCTAGTGTTCCAGAAAAATCACAGCGTTCCAGAAGCATGTCGTTTAGCCCTGACCGAGTTCGTGTAAGGGGCAGGTCTCCAGCTTTCAATGCACTTGCAGCTAATTTTGAGAACCCTAATAATGCGAGAAACCTTTCAACTCCACCCCCAGTAGTGAGAAAGCTCTACCCAAGATCTGTGACCCCAGATTCAGGAAATTTGGCTTCCAAATCTTCAGCTATAGCAGCATTAACTGCCACTTTTGAACAGCCGCCACCTGCACGAGAAGCTCTTATGCCTCGATCTCTTAAGG TGAGCCCGGAAGCCCCCAAACAAAAACCAGAGACAAATGACAAGGAGAATTCTATAAGCAGCAGAATAGGATCCCTTACTATACAGGAGGATGTGAAAGAGGGTGAAGCTGAAGATGAGGAAGGTCTACCAATATACCCATACGAGCAACTTAAAACAACGGCAACAGATCCCGTTACAGAGATTGATGTGACCAAGAGAGAG ACTTATCTGTCCTCGGAGGAGTTCAGGGAGAAATTCGGGATGACTAAGGATGCTTTTTTCAAGTTGCCCAAATGGAAACAGAACAAGCTGAAGATGGCCCTTCAATTATTCTGA
- the LOC121261058 gene encoding uncharacterized protein LOC121261058 isoform X1, protein MGTKIEYTINLLAASTNSGSFTVRCVDYWDSLRNSRLIKGNCSRTGLDNFEDSMDKKLEKQHSIEPIKRTMQMHEDVFKHQVSELHRLYRVQKMLMEELKKEPEQNRHRSSTTNSDIDHSHFINPCHPTTQTTCGLNFSLQRLREDPSSRERSGSCSGETVRMPRGFDLERPAEEDISTGISAIDEDQAGPSSQRPNRIDKMSIDGSDEDCEVELTLSIGGILSTKTSKSNKPEIGFRQSSHKKVRHLDSSASFKSDRAEDCSDPTTPMSSSSATFDQERERPHWLFQGLKLK, encoded by the exons ATGGGGACTAAAATTGAATACACCATCAATCTCTTAGCAGCCTCAACAAATAGCGGCAGCTTTACAGTTCGTTGTGTGGATTACTGGGATAGTTTGCGGAATAGTCGATTGATCAAGGGGAACTGCtcccggaccggactggacaaCTTTGAGGATTCCATGGACAAGAAGCTTGAAAAGCAGCACAGCATAGAACCCATCAAAAGGACAATGCAGATGCACGAAGATGTCTTTAAACACCAG GTAAGTGAACTTCACAGGCTCTATAGAGTGCAAAAGATGCTAATGGAAGAGCTGAAAAAAGAACCCGAGCAAAACAGACATCGGAGTTCCACGACTAACTCAGATATAGATCACTCTCACTTCATTAACCCCTGCCATCCAACGACACAAACCACTTGTGGATTGAACTTCAGTCTTCAGAGATTGAGAGAGGATCCAAGCTCAAGGGAGCGGAGTGGCAGTTGCTCTGGAGAGACTGTGAGAATGCCAAGGGGTTTTGATCTTGAAAGGCCTGCCGAGGAAGACATCTCAACAGGAATCAGTGCCATTGATGAAGACCAAGCAGGGCCAAGCTCCCAGAGGCCCAACAGAATTGACAAGATGAGCATTGACGGGTCTGATGAAGATTGCGAAGTGGAGCTGACATTAAGCATTGGTGGTATCTTGAGCACGAAGACTTCGAAATCGAACAAACCTGAAATAGGATTTAGGCAGTCATCCCATAAGAAAGTTAGGCACCTTGATTCATCTGCCTCTTTTAAATCTGATCGAGCAGAGGATTGCAGTGACCCCACCACCCCCATGAGCAGCTCCAGTGCGACATTCGATCAGGAAAGAGAACGGCCACATTGGCTTTTCCAAGGTTTAAAGCTTAAATAG
- the LOC121261055 gene encoding putative glucose-6-phosphate 1-epimerase isoform X2 — protein MLDLVYLYGGHVTSWKNDHGEELLFVSSKAVFKPPKAIRGGIPICFPQFSNLGSLEPHGFARNRLWAIDTDPPPFPTTTSSKTFVDLILKPSEDDLKIWPHSFEFRLRVALGPGGDLLLTSRIRNTSTDGKPFTFTFAYHTYFSVSDISEVRVEGLETLDYLDNLQNRERFTEQGDAITFESEVDKIYLSTPTKIAILDHEKKRTFVLRKDGLPDAVVWNPWDKKAKAMADFGDDEYKHMLCVEAAAAEKPITLKPGEEWKGRQELSAVPSSYCSGQLDPQKVLRGS, from the exons ATGCTTGATttg GTGTATTTATATGGGGGCCATGTGACTTCTTGGAAGAATGACCATGGAGAGGAGTTGCTTTTTGTCAGTAGTAAG GCTGTTTTTAAGCCTCCAAAGGCAATTCGTGGAGGAATTCCAATATGCTTTCCTCAG TTTAGCAATCTTGGTTCTCTTGAGCCACATGGGTTTGCAAGAAACAGGCTTTGGGCAATTGACACTGACCCACCTCCTTTTCCTACAACTACTTCCAGTAAGACTTTTGTTGATTTAATCCTTAAGCCTTCTGAAGATGATCTGAAGATTTGGCCTCACAG TTTTGAGTTCCGTCTGAGGGTAGCACTGGGCCCTGGAGGAGATCTGCTATTGACATCTCGCATCAGAAATACCAGCACTGATGGAAAGCCATTCACATTCACATTTGCATATCATACCTATTTCTCTGTTTCTGATATCAG TGAAGTTCGGGTAGAAGGACTGGAGACGTTGGATTATCTTGACAATTTGCAGAATAGGGAGCGTTTTACCGAACAAGGGGATGCGATAACATTTGAATCAGAA GTGGACAAGATATATCTTAGCACTCCTACAAAGATTGCAATTCTGGATCATGAAAAGAAGAGGACGTTTGTACTACGCAAAGATGGACTTCCAGATGCTG TGGTGTGGAATCCCTGGGATAAGAAGGCAAAGGCTATGGCTGATTTTGGAGATGATGAGTACAAGCATATGCTGTGTGTGGAGGCAGCCGCCGCCGAGAAACCTATCACACTGAAACCTGGTGAGGAGTGGAAAGGAAGGCAGGAGCTTTCTGCTGTTCCTTCCAGTTACTGTAGTGGGCAACTCGATCCTCAGAAAGTTCTCCGGGGAAGCTGA
- the LOC121261058 gene encoding uncharacterized protein LOC121261058 isoform X2 codes for MDKKLEKQHSIEPIKRTMQMHEDVFKHQVSELHRLYRVQKMLMEELKKEPEQNRHRSSTTNSDIDHSHFINPCHPTTQTTCGLNFSLQRLREDPSSRERSGSCSGETVRMPRGFDLERPAEEDISTGISAIDEDQAGPSSQRPNRIDKMSIDGSDEDCEVELTLSIGGILSTKTSKSNKPEIGFRQSSHKKVRHLDSSASFKSDRAEDCSDPTTPMSSSSATFDQERERPHWLFQGLKLK; via the exons ATGGACAAGAAGCTTGAAAAGCAGCACAGCATAGAACCCATCAAAAGGACAATGCAGATGCACGAAGATGTCTTTAAACACCAG GTAAGTGAACTTCACAGGCTCTATAGAGTGCAAAAGATGCTAATGGAAGAGCTGAAAAAAGAACCCGAGCAAAACAGACATCGGAGTTCCACGACTAACTCAGATATAGATCACTCTCACTTCATTAACCCCTGCCATCCAACGACACAAACCACTTGTGGATTGAACTTCAGTCTTCAGAGATTGAGAGAGGATCCAAGCTCAAGGGAGCGGAGTGGCAGTTGCTCTGGAGAGACTGTGAGAATGCCAAGGGGTTTTGATCTTGAAAGGCCTGCCGAGGAAGACATCTCAACAGGAATCAGTGCCATTGATGAAGACCAAGCAGGGCCAAGCTCCCAGAGGCCCAACAGAATTGACAAGATGAGCATTGACGGGTCTGATGAAGATTGCGAAGTGGAGCTGACATTAAGCATTGGTGGTATCTTGAGCACGAAGACTTCGAAATCGAACAAACCTGAAATAGGATTTAGGCAGTCATCCCATAAGAAAGTTAGGCACCTTGATTCATCTGCCTCTTTTAAATCTGATCGAGCAGAGGATTGCAGTGACCCCACCACCCCCATGAGCAGCTCCAGTGCGACATTCGATCAGGAAAGAGAACGGCCACATTGGCTTTTCCAAGGTTTAAAGCTTAAATAG
- the LOC121261055 gene encoding putative glucose-6-phosphate 1-epimerase isoform X1: MSSEKGLSAPLATPSAPSYGPPTVELGKGVNGLDKVVLREPRGSSAEVYLYGGHVTSWKNDHGEELLFVSSKAVFKPPKAIRGGIPICFPQFSNLGSLEPHGFARNRLWAIDTDPPPFPTTTSSKTFVDLILKPSEDDLKIWPHSFEFRLRVALGPGGDLLLTSRIRNTSTDGKPFTFTFAYHTYFSVSDISEVRVEGLETLDYLDNLQNRERFTEQGDAITFESEVDKIYLSTPTKIAILDHEKKRTFVLRKDGLPDAVVWNPWDKKAKAMADFGDDEYKHMLCVEAAAAEKPITLKPGEEWKGRQELSAVPSSYCSGQLDPQKVLRGS; encoded by the exons ATGAGTAGCGAAAAGGGTCTCTCTGCTCCTTTGGCGACTCCATCGGCGCCTTCTTACGGTCCTCCTACCGTTGAGCTCGGCAAGGGCGTTAATGGCCTCGACAAGGTCGTCCTCCGCGAGCCACGTGGTAGCTCCGCTGAG GTGTATTTATATGGGGGCCATGTGACTTCTTGGAAGAATGACCATGGAGAGGAGTTGCTTTTTGTCAGTAGTAAG GCTGTTTTTAAGCCTCCAAAGGCAATTCGTGGAGGAATTCCAATATGCTTTCCTCAG TTTAGCAATCTTGGTTCTCTTGAGCCACATGGGTTTGCAAGAAACAGGCTTTGGGCAATTGACACTGACCCACCTCCTTTTCCTACAACTACTTCCAGTAAGACTTTTGTTGATTTAATCCTTAAGCCTTCTGAAGATGATCTGAAGATTTGGCCTCACAG TTTTGAGTTCCGTCTGAGGGTAGCACTGGGCCCTGGAGGAGATCTGCTATTGACATCTCGCATCAGAAATACCAGCACTGATGGAAAGCCATTCACATTCACATTTGCATATCATACCTATTTCTCTGTTTCTGATATCAG TGAAGTTCGGGTAGAAGGACTGGAGACGTTGGATTATCTTGACAATTTGCAGAATAGGGAGCGTTTTACCGAACAAGGGGATGCGATAACATTTGAATCAGAA GTGGACAAGATATATCTTAGCACTCCTACAAAGATTGCAATTCTGGATCATGAAAAGAAGAGGACGTTTGTACTACGCAAAGATGGACTTCCAGATGCTG TGGTGTGGAATCCCTGGGATAAGAAGGCAAAGGCTATGGCTGATTTTGGAGATGATGAGTACAAGCATATGCTGTGTGTGGAGGCAGCCGCCGCCGAGAAACCTATCACACTGAAACCTGGTGAGGAGTGGAAAGGAAGGCAGGAGCTTTCTGCTGTTCCTTCCAGTTACTGTAGTGGGCAACTCGATCCTCAGAAAGTTCTCCGGGGAAGCTGA
- the LOC121261057 gene encoding peroxidase 16-like — protein METRGLILMSSLLLPLLLTTTSAQLRSDFYKNTCPNVEALVRSAVTKKFQQTFVTVPATLRLFFHDCFVRGCDASVLLASTTNAAEKDHPDDISLAGDGFDTVNKAKAAVDNDPQCTNKVSCADILALATRDAVALAGGPSYTVELGRRDGRISTIAGVQNHLPHPDFNLDQLNAMFSPHGLTQTDVIALSGAHTVGFSHCSRFSKRIYRFSPQNWIDPTLNLAYALQLRQMCPLKVDPRIAINMDPTTPQTFDNAYYGNLQQGKGLFNSDQVLFTDTRSRPTVNLFASNNEAFKQAFASAITKLGRVDVKTGNQGEIRRDCTRVN, from the exons ATGGAAACTCGCGGCCTCATTCTTATGTCATCTTtgcttcttcctctcctcctaaCTACTACTTCAGCTCAACTTAGAAGTGACTTCTACAAAAACACATGCCCCAATGTGGAAGCATTGGTCCGATCAGCTGTCACAAAGAAGTTCCAGCAAACCTTTGTGACTGTTCCAGCCACTCTTAGGCTCTTTTTCCACGACTGCTTTGTCCGG GGTTGTGATGCTTCGGTGTTACTTGCCTCGACAACAAATGCAGCGGAGAAGGATCACCCTGATGACATTTCTCTTGCTGGTGATGGATTTGACACTGTGAACAAAGCTAAGGCGGCTGTTGATAATGATCCTCAGTGCACAAACAAAGTTTCCTGTGCTGATATACTAGCTCTGGCCACTAGAGATGCGGTAGCATTG GCAGGGGGGCCATCTTACACAGTCGAATTGGGGAGACGTGATGGGAGAATATCTACAATTGCGGGCGTTCAAAACCATCTTCCTCATCCTGATTTCAATTTAGACCAGCTCAATGCCATGTTTAGCCCACACGGTCTCACCCAGACAGATGTGATTGCATTATCAG GTGCGCACACGGTTGGGTTCTCTCATTGCAGCCGTTTCTCCAAACGAATATACAGATTCAGCCCTCAAAACTGGATTGACCCGACACTAAATCTAGCCTATGCTTTACAGCTAAGACAGATGTGTCCATTAAAAGTTGACCCCAGAATCGCCATTAATATGGACCCAACCACACCTCAGACATTCGACAATGCCTACTACGGAAATCTTCAGCAAGGAAAAGGTCTCTTCAACTCTGATCAAGTATTGTTTACAGATACAAGGTCAAGACCCACTGTCAACTTATTTGCATCAAACAATGAAGCTTTTAAACAGGCCTTTGCAAGTGCTATCACAAAACTAGGCAGAGTAGACGTTAAGACTGGAAATCAAGGTGAGATTCGACGTGATTGCACGAGGGTGAACTAG